A window from Haloplanus rubicundus encodes these proteins:
- a CDS encoding phage NrS-1 polymerase family protein, whose translation MPNIDVTKDGVPDEIRTIKSWICWREAMRDGKRTKIPTKPYRTSGSINVDPTNPDHRREFDTAWKAFNDHRVGADGLGFVFSDDVTIVGIDLDKCRDSDTGEIEEWAQKIIDTVSSYTEISPSGTGVHILVGGELPPGGNRKGHVEMYDSDRYFTVTGAHVEGTPTEIRKCQDEINAVHLDFIQNGVSSDGQATLNQGAEVEGSNNGDIAATASDIEAPAQQSASSLIERYGDDFRDVRDPAIKEALERVAKKYLPSECPTTFSDLAGPGVDLSDQEILRRMFDANGGDRRQRLYEGDASMWGSYDADYPSQSEADMALAHNLAFWTGKDPERMAALFEESGLHREKWGRRHYASGATYGNVTLARALLRVEDYYEVPSEDGVKFSKADSNGSGGNNRDLPPMEFNTDSDSVPSETVRTATDEPGPLHSEATADKTHTVDADAHPDLEDSEEFIAVDPDGDDDPAAVADAYTSEQEPKRENGQAPDPGHDSASSTTTPEAFSTAETNADGSPVQEPKAAETGTALPTADGREPADSRGVDTDSNLDESTQRMMEASARNAGPGWERTDPTLADDEKHPADWTVGELRGYSATDQAMRVAREDQRILARKLDRQARELAELNQQGEENERLRFILTVYLETMDELMEERARYRTQLKRLGKLSKDDSELPDDPVKRVKQIMRPKVQREDEQTAEETLTGIDAVLQEYEQANERIKAKEQERRKKQGFLSRLFR comes from the coding sequence ATGCCAAACATAGACGTGACTAAAGACGGAGTACCAGACGAAATCCGCACCATCAAGAGCTGGATTTGCTGGCGTGAAGCCATGCGAGACGGAAAACGTACCAAAATACCGACTAAACCATATCGGACGAGTGGTAGCATCAATGTTGACCCTACCAACCCCGATCATCGCCGAGAATTCGACACCGCTTGGAAGGCGTTCAACGATCATCGTGTAGGCGCCGATGGTCTAGGGTTCGTCTTCAGCGACGACGTCACCATCGTCGGTATTGACCTCGACAAATGTCGTGACTCTGATACTGGCGAGATCGAAGAATGGGCGCAGAAAATCATCGACACGGTCAGCTCATATACGGAGATTTCCCCCTCCGGTACTGGTGTGCATATCCTCGTCGGCGGGGAGCTCCCACCCGGGGGGAACCGGAAGGGTCACGTCGAGATGTATGACTCTGATCGGTACTTCACCGTGACTGGAGCTCACGTCGAAGGAACCCCTACGGAAATCCGAAAGTGTCAGGATGAGATAAACGCTGTTCATCTCGACTTCATTCAGAATGGTGTGAGCTCAGATGGACAGGCGACTCTCAACCAGGGGGCGGAAGTCGAAGGTTCAAACAATGGAGATATCGCGGCGACCGCCAGCGACATCGAGGCCCCGGCGCAGCAGAGTGCAAGTTCACTCATCGAGCGTTACGGAGACGACTTCAGGGACGTCCGTGACCCCGCCATCAAGGAAGCCCTCGAGCGGGTCGCGAAGAAGTACCTTCCTTCCGAGTGTCCCACCACATTTAGCGACCTCGCCGGGCCCGGTGTAGACCTATCAGACCAAGAGATACTCCGACGGATGTTCGACGCCAACGGAGGGGACCGCAGGCAGCGTCTCTACGAAGGTGACGCCTCGATGTGGGGGTCATATGACGCCGATTATCCAAGCCAGTCTGAAGCCGATATGGCGCTCGCTCACAACCTCGCGTTCTGGACGGGCAAGGACCCCGAACGAATGGCCGCGCTGTTCGAGGAGTCTGGTCTGCACCGCGAGAAGTGGGGGCGACGTCACTACGCGAGTGGCGCAACCTACGGTAACGTCACGCTGGCCCGTGCGCTCCTCCGAGTGGAGGACTACTACGAAGTCCCGAGCGAGGATGGTGTGAAGTTCTCGAAAGCTGATTCCAACGGCTCGGGGGGCAACAATCGTGACCTTCCACCGATGGAGTTCAATACGGACTCCGACTCTGTGCCGTCCGAGACCGTCAGAACCGCTACGGATGAACCCGGCCCACTGCACAGTGAAGCGACAGCGGACAAGACTCACACCGTCGATGCCGATGCCCATCCCGACCTCGAGGACAGTGAGGAGTTCATCGCTGTCGACCCCGACGGAGACGACGACCCAGCAGCAGTCGCTGACGCCTACACATCCGAGCAGGAACCGAAGCGAGAGAACGGCCAAGCCCCGGATCCGGGTCATGATAGCGCTTCATCGACGACCACTCCCGAGGCTTTCTCTACAGCGGAGACCAATGCTGATGGGAGTCCTGTTCAAGAGCCGAAAGCGGCCGAGACAGGGACCGCGCTGCCGACAGCAGATGGTCGCGAACCAGCTGATTCGCGTGGAGTGGACACCGATTCCAACCTCGACGAGAGCACTCAGCGGATGATGGAAGCGTCTGCTCGCAACGCCGGACCGGGATGGGAACGCACCGATCCGACACTTGCTGATGACGAGAAGCATCCGGCGGATTGGACCGTCGGTGAACTCCGGGGCTACTCCGCAACCGACCAGGCGATGCGTGTCGCTCGTGAAGACCAGCGTATCCTCGCCCGGAAACTCGACCGGCAGGCACGAGAGCTCGCTGAACTCAACCAGCAGGGCGAGGAGAACGAACGCCTCCGGTTCATCCTCACGGTCTATCTTGAAACGATGGACGAGCTGATGGAGGAACGCGCTCGGTATCGGACACAGCTCAAGCGCCTGGGGAAGCTCTCAAAAGACGATTCTGAGCTCCCTGATGACCCTGTGAAGCGAGTCAAGCAGATCATGCGGCCGAAGGTTCAGCGCGAAGACGAACAGACCGCAGAAGAGACCCTCACAGGCATCGACGCCGTCCTACAAGAATATGAACAGGCGAATGAACGCATCAAGGCCAAAGAACAGGAACGCCGGAAGAAACAGGGCTTCCTCTCGCGTCTCTTCAGGTAA
- a CDS encoding helicase HerA domain-containing protein — protein MTASPPDSEKDDNGQDTLHGRINSMSSTSTEDSTERLFPGQSREGSTEGDRVPSTESGTDDEAEGESEDRLASYEGKSTTGPGKKLSDPVEARPYIHISPARKQVTPGNVIEGLFGFYRAGVTGTSRFNLKARLGLKSYKKTFEFIIHKPRNTKRFDFYISVTPYEATAFKTLAANVAAMYPESFEFEIVPFNPVAAFASEDGNARVGGRRIATLDDIVDLENLAGFEDPEVFTDEEIGSGNEPSSKEAEEQLNREGVPLRPEEVSEENRPSLVRWKGISSKKDDWMTLLRPFSNLSVDRDDQYRSPLSVLLEQAVHTDDPFIFQTIFKPRSDWTREAENHKRNLKMGNHGTLSAFKNEFLRQAFGTSDQERQNLHRGDISEQVGGSVSTGEDDKITGSRMEQIDRKQPTTTFDLTLRAACNEQTIQSISNAFTSLSGPYYGIEGELLGDNDKEFTRLCHTRQASTSGLSGRFSKGNPLICASPDELANFAVVPHTGALPRASRGSSGGSPDARSPLTATDEDLLSQYDSGMHIGNAETAVDSRPNIPIRLNAGQLTHHILRAATTGAGKTTTMISDTLSAYESFDGPIFVFDRKGGTMAEEYKKAHFKKFGNLDDVVHIPVPGPNDEVLAFPYFDIRPQLAAGVSRTVAVQEKVDRYNELLVYVLGREMTQQAFVAQEILNNLIKAMFDPVYGRDAWPIKDLFQVAFKMQQKGSEDEKVRAQGEIPSVSDETLELSLTRHLHADKQRFKSSIDAVMNRITKLAERDFIWRILNFVPEWDDEKGCYADQSPMFDIQDILASNKVVIIDTGDLRPASSDLFTFLLLDYIWSGARLRHRVGDTPPVEDGYVINIIIDEAAAMLQSELVRDDMIPDGREFGLSLEFIIHFAEQVKSDALDVSSYKEILRNINTKLIGKLAVDDELLMTLFHEGIEDEELVDRITSFPRGKWIAQLPDTGFMTDIPEIVTMKPVDIPEGHSKSDDPVFDKTVSKQGYVFSEIKAEITRATRRDYCLLPGSNTGASGEQLSTQHRRGINGSQNDSQDDFEVGVPGDNEDGESGHKQTKSNPQTQLGTGRPDTPDTRGRPRSGRHDDQAESEASRVSADDLESGHPPREATDESETDGGVPQAGEKKDRDLGDRVDNFLYGGVDPDAEDPSENNEAHSDEERGITVDNADSPNASDTPDESATESVDEKDGETQTAITENLTVEERHFLAAIVTTVNGNHPAYDVVDSMERIKSQFDEVDEEKLIDLGYLEKQTESLRVYYTVTRDGQRACGAKVATGEDQGDVNEKTYHKVMVEAFARSLARDPNNQYFVKRYVPLHGTDVKPDAVGYDGEDPVVIGEAVSNIHPSLIVKHYDDFNRFDVEKRIWIVPNLSVAWDIVRALANAGRIDELPPKRNNRTYEKLTEAIWGEDGEWMFVRAPDLLNDLD, from the coding sequence ATGACTGCCTCGCCCCCAGACTCCGAAAAGGACGACAACGGGCAAGACACCCTCCACGGCCGCATCAACTCTATGTCGTCGACATCAACGGAAGATTCGACCGAACGGTTGTTCCCCGGTCAGAGCCGGGAAGGATCAACCGAGGGTGACCGCGTCCCGTCGACAGAGAGCGGGACTGACGACGAAGCGGAGGGAGAATCAGAGGACCGTCTCGCCTCCTACGAAGGCAAGAGCACGACCGGGCCAGGAAAGAAACTCAGCGATCCTGTCGAAGCTCGGCCGTATATCCATATCTCACCCGCCCGCAAGCAAGTCACGCCCGGGAACGTCATCGAGGGACTGTTTGGATTCTACCGTGCAGGCGTGACGGGAACCTCGCGATTCAATCTCAAAGCCCGTCTCGGGCTCAAGAGCTATAAGAAGACTTTCGAGTTCATTATCCACAAGCCGCGGAACACGAAGCGATTCGACTTCTATATCTCAGTGACGCCTTACGAGGCGACCGCATTCAAGACGCTCGCTGCGAACGTCGCCGCGATGTATCCCGAATCCTTCGAGTTCGAAATCGTCCCATTCAATCCCGTTGCAGCGTTCGCCTCAGAAGACGGGAACGCCCGCGTTGGTGGGCGGCGTATTGCGACGCTCGACGACATTGTCGACCTCGAGAACCTCGCCGGCTTCGAGGACCCTGAGGTCTTCACTGACGAAGAAATCGGGAGCGGAAACGAACCCTCCTCCAAAGAAGCCGAAGAGCAGCTCAACAGGGAAGGCGTTCCGCTCCGTCCCGAAGAGGTCAGTGAGGAAAACCGTCCCTCGCTCGTTCGCTGGAAGGGCATCTCCTCGAAAAAAGACGACTGGATGACGTTACTCCGGCCGTTCAGCAATTTGTCTGTCGACCGTGACGACCAGTATCGCTCTCCCCTCAGCGTGCTTCTTGAACAGGCCGTCCACACCGACGACCCATTCATCTTTCAGACTATCTTCAAGCCACGCTCTGATTGGACTAGAGAGGCTGAAAACCACAAACGGAACCTCAAGATGGGTAACCACGGAACGCTCTCCGCGTTCAAAAACGAGTTTTTGCGGCAGGCGTTCGGAACATCCGATCAAGAACGCCAGAACCTCCACCGTGGTGACATCTCCGAGCAGGTCGGAGGGTCCGTCAGCACCGGCGAGGATGACAAGATTACGGGGTCGCGGATGGAACAGATCGACCGCAAACAACCGACTACAACGTTTGACCTCACACTCCGAGCTGCTTGTAACGAACAGACTATCCAAAGCATCTCGAACGCCTTCACGTCGCTCTCAGGACCGTACTATGGCATCGAGGGCGAGCTTCTCGGGGACAACGACAAAGAGTTCACCCGGCTGTGCCACACACGACAGGCCAGCACCAGCGGCCTCTCCGGACGCTTCAGCAAAGGTAATCCGCTCATCTGTGCCTCTCCCGACGAGCTCGCGAACTTTGCCGTCGTCCCGCATACAGGCGCCCTCCCGCGGGCCTCACGTGGATCATCGGGTGGATCGCCCGACGCTCGTTCGCCACTCACAGCGACAGACGAGGACCTGCTCTCGCAGTACGACTCCGGAATGCACATCGGGAATGCCGAGACCGCCGTCGACAGCCGACCAAATATTCCAATTCGTCTCAATGCAGGACAACTAACGCACCACATCCTCCGCGCAGCGACGACTGGTGCCGGGAAGACGACGACGATGATCAGCGATACGCTGTCGGCCTACGAGTCGTTCGACGGCCCCATTTTCGTTTTCGACCGGAAAGGTGGGACGATGGCAGAGGAGTACAAGAAAGCGCACTTCAAGAAATTCGGCAACCTCGACGACGTCGTCCACATCCCCGTTCCGGGGCCGAACGACGAGGTGCTCGCCTTCCCGTACTTCGACATCCGTCCGCAACTCGCCGCCGGCGTCTCACGTACGGTCGCAGTCCAAGAGAAAGTCGACCGCTACAATGAACTCCTCGTGTACGTGCTGGGCCGCGAAATGACTCAACAGGCGTTCGTCGCTCAGGAGATCCTCAATAACCTGATCAAGGCGATGTTCGATCCCGTGTACGGCCGGGACGCATGGCCGATCAAGGACCTGTTTCAGGTTGCCTTCAAGATGCAGCAAAAAGGGAGCGAGGACGAGAAGGTACGGGCACAGGGAGAGATACCCAGCGTGAGCGACGAGACTCTCGAACTCTCACTCACGCGACATCTCCATGCCGACAAGCAGCGGTTCAAGTCGTCGATCGACGCCGTAATGAACCGTATCACCAAGCTCGCCGAGCGAGATTTCATCTGGCGTATCCTCAATTTCGTTCCCGAATGGGACGACGAGAAGGGCTGCTACGCCGATCAGTCCCCGATGTTCGATATACAGGATATCCTCGCCTCGAACAAGGTGGTCATCATCGACACGGGCGATCTCCGGCCCGCCTCAAGCGATCTGTTCACCTTCCTGCTGCTCGACTACATCTGGTCGGGCGCTCGCCTCCGTCATCGGGTTGGGGACACCCCGCCGGTTGAGGATGGATACGTTATCAACATCATCATCGACGAAGCCGCGGCAATGCTCCAGTCCGAACTGGTGCGCGACGACATGATTCCTGACGGGCGTGAGTTCGGGCTCTCCCTCGAATTCATCATTCACTTCGCGGAGCAAGTCAAGAGCGATGCCCTCGACGTCTCCTCGTACAAGGAAATACTGCGGAATATCAATACGAAACTCATCGGCAAGCTCGCCGTCGACGACGAGCTCTTGATGACGTTATTCCACGAGGGCATCGAAGATGAGGAACTCGTCGATCGGATCACGTCGTTCCCGCGCGGGAAGTGGATCGCGCAACTCCCTGACACCGGCTTCATGACTGATATCCCTGAAATCGTGACGATGAAGCCCGTCGATATTCCCGAGGGTCACAGCAAATCCGACGACCCCGTATTCGATAAGACCGTGTCGAAGCAGGGGTATGTCTTCAGCGAAATCAAGGCGGAGATCACCCGTGCAACGCGGCGGGACTACTGCCTGCTCCCGGGGAGCAACACCGGCGCTTCCGGAGAGCAACTCTCCACACAACACAGGCGCGGCATCAACGGTAGTCAAAATGACTCCCAAGATGACTTCGAAGTGGGGGTGCCTGGTGACAACGAAGACGGAGAAAGTGGACACAAACAGACCAAGTCCAACCCACAGACACAACTCGGCACAGGAAGGCCAGATACCCCCGACACAAGAGGGCGACCCCGATCAGGCAGGCACGACGATCAGGCCGAGTCAGAGGCTAGTCGAGTGTCCGCAGACGACCTCGAGTCAGGTCATCCACCGCGCGAAGCGACCGATGAAAGCGAGACCGATGGTGGGGTTCCACAGGCAGGCGAAAAAAAAGACAGAGATCTGGGAGATCGGGTTGACAACTTCCTCTACGGTGGAGTTGATCCCGACGCCGAAGACCCGTCCGAAAACAACGAGGCACACAGCGATGAGGAGAGGGGAATAACTGTCGACAATGCAGACAGCCCTAATGCGTCTGATACCCCCGACGAAAGCGCTACTGAGAGTGTCGATGAAAAGGACGGAGAAACTCAAACAGCCATAACTGAGAATCTGACAGTTGAAGAACGCCACTTCCTCGCTGCGATCGTCACCACAGTCAACGGCAACCACCCTGCCTACGATGTCGTGGACTCCATGGAGCGGATAAAGAGTCAGTTCGATGAGGTAGACGAGGAGAAACTCATCGACCTTGGCTATCTCGAGAAACAGACCGAGAGTCTGCGAGTCTACTACACCGTGACTCGCGACGGTCAGCGTGCGTGTGGAGCGAAAGTCGCGACCGGCGAAGACCAGGGCGATGTGAACGAGAAGACCTACCACAAGGTGATGGTCGAGGCATTCGCTCGATCACTCGCGCGCGATCCCAATAATCAGTATTTTGTCAAGAGATACGTGCCACTTCATGGGACCGATGTGAAGCCGGACGCTGTCGGCTACGACGGCGAAGATCCCGTCGTCATCGGAGAAGCAGTCTCGAACATCCATCCCTCACTAATTGTCAAACACTACGACGACTTCAACAGATTCGATGTCGAGAAGAGAATCTGGATTGTGCCCAATTTATCAGTCGCATGGGATATTGTCCGAGCCCTCGCAAACGCTGGTCGGATCGACGAACTACCTCCCAAGCGAAACAACAGGACCTACGAGAAACTCACTGAGGCAATCTGGGGTGAAGATGGCGAGTGGATGTTCGTGAGGGCTCCAGATCTCCTCAATGATCTCGACTAG
- a CDS encoding DUF7139 domain-containing protein, protein MTEYEDAGSTLDLMDFKNVRDGGVVETPTTYAMLLKIQPREWLILSEEHKESLYLSFITFLRGIQFPVQFLSMTAAYDPEPYLRKFDEAESMLINSGDDEEGDDALGELPLLDYGRKYHTNWLRGVVDVAEIRDRDFYVAVAVAKDEEADDGLKTQIQALLPGGNNLEVENEPEYIEEVKARAQRVASKLPQTQVKAEILDTRPVVLEVLYEVYHGEKPPISFEQGSFSRPHEEVQKVADATYTPEEVAQAEANEDGGYGFDRASDDHPEIEYGRGTEPGDGLLAAVGDGGYAHPDTVDRVSGSRILSWYARNIGPIGYGSLPVVPRAVYAGVLLGLLSLMLSVGALGTFLWSMEITERGTDTYWLSRTVSFATAAASLPGFVLSLVVLFPSERRTKGLAVAGLAAAGYALTLFVGAYPQDWDSNPAVTTFTIEVYALGILALLVAVVLAVRSRQKMDLSNLAVTSDPDASDVATDGGATGTPATPTCDSDDSDDSDDSDIEAPDADTGADSTAPGTTEDETEKPT, encoded by the coding sequence ATGACTGAATACGAAGACGCCGGTTCGACGCTGGACCTCATGGATTTCAAAAACGTCCGTGATGGGGGCGTCGTGGAGACGCCTACCACCTATGCAATGCTGCTCAAAATCCAGCCCCGTGAGTGGCTGATCCTCTCTGAGGAGCATAAAGAAAGCCTCTATCTGTCGTTCATAACGTTCCTGCGCGGGATACAATTCCCGGTACAGTTCCTCTCGATGACGGCAGCATACGATCCCGAGCCCTACCTCAGGAAGTTCGACGAAGCCGAAAGTATGCTCATCAACTCGGGTGATGATGAGGAAGGCGACGACGCGCTGGGCGAGCTACCGCTGCTCGACTACGGTCGAAAGTACCACACTAACTGGCTTCGGGGCGTCGTCGATGTCGCGGAGATTCGCGATCGTGACTTCTACGTCGCGGTCGCAGTCGCAAAGGACGAGGAAGCCGACGATGGCCTCAAGACACAGATTCAGGCGCTCCTGCCCGGCGGGAACAACCTCGAGGTCGAAAACGAACCCGAGTATATTGAGGAAGTGAAGGCCCGCGCCCAGCGCGTGGCGTCGAAGCTCCCTCAGACGCAGGTGAAAGCCGAGATTCTGGACACTCGCCCGGTTGTCCTTGAGGTCCTCTACGAAGTCTACCACGGTGAGAAGCCGCCCATCTCGTTCGAGCAGGGTAGCTTCTCACGCCCACACGAGGAGGTACAGAAGGTTGCTGACGCGACCTATACTCCCGAAGAAGTGGCACAGGCAGAGGCGAATGAGGATGGTGGCTACGGGTTCGACCGCGCTTCTGACGACCATCCCGAAATCGAATATGGACGGGGTACCGAACCGGGTGACGGACTGTTGGCGGCGGTCGGTGACGGTGGGTACGCACACCCGGACACTGTCGATCGCGTCTCTGGGTCGCGTATCCTGAGCTGGTACGCCCGGAACATCGGACCGATCGGATACGGTTCGCTCCCAGTCGTCCCGCGAGCGGTCTATGCGGGCGTGCTCTTGGGCCTCCTAAGCCTGATGCTCAGTGTGGGGGCGCTCGGCACGTTCCTCTGGTCAATGGAAATCACCGAACGTGGTACGGATACGTACTGGCTGTCTCGGACCGTGTCGTTCGCGACGGCTGCGGCGAGTCTGCCTGGATTTGTGCTGAGTCTCGTCGTGTTGTTTCCTTCGGAGCGAAGGACCAAGGGCCTCGCAGTGGCCGGCCTCGCAGCGGCAGGCTACGCGCTCACTCTGTTCGTTGGGGCCTATCCCCAAGACTGGGACTCGAATCCCGCCGTGACCACGTTCACGATTGAGGTGTACGCGTTGGGCATCTTAGCACTGCTCGTCGCTGTCGTCCTCGCGGTACGTTCGCGACAGAAAATGGACCTCTCGAATCTAGCAGTTACATCCGATCCCGACGCGTCTGATGTGGCGACTGACGGTGGGGCCACAGGTACTCCTGCCACCCCCACCTGCGACTCCGACGATTCCGACGACTCTGACGACTCCGATATAGAGGCCCCTGACGCCGACACTGGCGCTGATTCCACGGCCCCCGGCACGACTGAAGACGAGACTGAGAAACCAACATGA
- a CDS encoding VirB4 family type IV secretion system protein: protein MNPIKKLLGKNDSEEDEFERIPIDDLSGEETQVALEYLELLDREATRKNIEWAAYQLQADEVPLVSPIESLEERETLDKKLVAPRAMERHPEFQVREEKITQIMTVTGFPRKVNLGWLVPLTIADVNLRLSLHITPRDPAKTRKQLQRRYTQTTTALTLKSRKGRTDTHQDELEREDLLRILQDVIRGTTKVFDIAIYIELVADSHEELEAMRERVDTILAEQDVETTVLHHQQVEGNGTIVPLATDTIKNVHPIQLEALGTLFNLVEPPIYDEDGIMMGFDDTSRPVILDRYAHSGFGMTISGKTGVGKSYARKLEIYRRLLADPTVQCILFDPAGDDYPQFAKKLGGEVIRFGGSQKVNPMDISAPTGEIGASEDTYPLTVRSVVEMMNTHYEDRGGLPAAEEGMLIQATHYAYLSKGIILGEYDTYANEPPVIDRLIEGVEIITEGGFMEALDSGLVDEAMFEHFQGLDVLDEEGNPITETYISVPMAVFQPSEKHQEVAEALEPKFESFKPGGINANLNGQTNLELNSRLVVMDMSSFADTGEMPLILHAMLQWAYLEAKRSPDRFDVTFDEAHYLLGRESTRDLINLFIRHARHYDAGLTLMSQTAHEFLRTDARREIYENCDIKLLFYAQSVADATKEYFDLSPAEVKYLQSAPRGQNSGYSGCLLSTTKHGRRRLEIHSGDFEHYMIDDDLDPWDYIEEIEGSMRPDDTDSDVDLDLEMSEMPAVSNRELDMELSSEFAQARTTQEQSESITDDDTTNSLTSGSGDR, encoded by the coding sequence ATGAACCCCATCAAGAAACTTCTTGGAAAGAACGACTCTGAGGAAGACGAATTTGAACGCATCCCGATTGACGACCTCTCTGGCGAGGAAACACAGGTCGCACTCGAATACTTAGAACTCCTCGATCGGGAAGCCACCCGGAAGAACATCGAGTGGGCAGCCTACCAGCTCCAGGCCGACGAAGTCCCGCTCGTCTCCCCTATCGAATCTCTCGAAGAGCGAGAGACGCTTGATAAGAAGTTGGTCGCGCCCCGAGCAATGGAGCGCCATCCCGAGTTCCAGGTCCGCGAAGAGAAGATCACGCAAATCATGACCGTTACGGGCTTCCCTCGGAAGGTCAACCTCGGATGGCTCGTCCCGCTCACGATTGCGGACGTGAATCTCCGTCTCTCGCTACACATTACACCACGAGATCCGGCAAAGACACGTAAACAACTCCAGCGCCGCTACACGCAGACCACGACGGCACTCACGCTCAAGTCCCGAAAGGGTCGGACGGATACCCATCAGGATGAATTAGAGCGCGAGGACCTCCTGCGGATTCTCCAAGACGTGATTCGCGGGACAACGAAGGTCTTTGACATCGCCATCTACATCGAACTCGTCGCGGACTCGCACGAGGAACTCGAGGCGATGCGCGAACGCGTCGACACCATTCTCGCGGAACAGGACGTCGAGACGACGGTACTGCACCACCAGCAGGTGGAGGGCAACGGGACTATTGTTCCTCTTGCGACGGACACAATCAAGAACGTCCATCCTATCCAGCTTGAGGCACTCGGAACACTGTTCAATCTCGTTGAGCCGCCGATCTACGACGAAGACGGCATTATGATGGGATTCGACGACACATCCCGCCCGGTTATCCTTGACCGCTACGCCCACTCTGGGTTCGGGATGACCATCTCGGGGAAGACTGGTGTTGGGAAATCCTACGCTAGGAAGCTCGAGATCTACCGCCGACTGCTGGCCGACCCTACGGTACAGTGCATTCTGTTCGACCCGGCGGGCGATGACTACCCACAGTTCGCGAAAAAACTGGGTGGCGAGGTCATCCGCTTTGGTGGGTCGCAGAAGGTGAATCCGATGGACATCTCAGCTCCAACGGGCGAGATCGGTGCGTCCGAGGATACCTACCCGCTCACGGTGCGGTCTGTCGTTGAGATGATGAACACCCACTACGAAGACCGAGGCGGGCTCCCCGCTGCCGAAGAGGGCATGCTCATTCAGGCGACGCACTACGCGTACCTCTCGAAAGGCATCATCCTTGGCGAGTACGACACGTACGCGAACGAACCACCCGTCATCGACCGCCTCATTGAGGGTGTAGAAATTATCACAGAGGGAGGCTTCATGGAGGCACTCGACTCGGGCCTCGTCGACGAGGCGATGTTCGAGCATTTCCAGGGGTTGGATGTTCTTGACGAGGAGGGCAACCCCATCACGGAGACGTACATTTCAGTGCCGATGGCAGTGTTCCAGCCATCGGAGAAACATCAGGAGGTCGCGGAAGCCTTAGAACCGAAGTTCGAGTCTTTCAAGCCGGGTGGAATCAACGCGAACCTGAACGGCCAAACGAACCTCGAACTGAACTCGCGGCTCGTCGTGATGGATATGAGTTCGTTTGCGGACACCGGCGAGATGCCCCTGATTTTGCACGCGATGCTTCAGTGGGCGTATCTCGAGGCCAAGCGGTCGCCGGATCGTTTCGACGTGACCTTCGACGAGGCCCACTACCTCTTGGGGCGGGAGTCCACACGGGACCTAATTAACCTATTCATCAGGCACGCACGCCACTACGACGCGGGCCTCACCCTGATGAGTCAGACCGCTCACGAGTTCCTACGGACTGACGCTCGCCGTGAAATCTACGAGAACTGTGACATCAAGCTCCTGTTCTACGCCCAGTCGGTGGCAGACGCGACAAAGGAGTACTTCGATCTTTCACCGGCAGAGGTGAAGTACCTCCAATCGGCCCCACGTGGACAGAACTCCGGGTACTCCGGGTGTCTGCTGTCGACGACAAAACATGGGCGACGCCGTCTCGAGATCCATTCTGGTGACTTCGAGCACTACATGATCGACGACGATCTCGACCCGTGGGACTACATTGAGGAAATTGAGGGATCGATGCGCCCCGATGACACTGATTCCGATGTGGACCTCGATCTCGAGATGTCGGAAATGCCTGCGGTGTCGAACCGTGAGCTGGACATGGAGCTGTCAAGCGAATTTGCACAAGCCCGGACGACACAAGAGCAGTCCGAGAGTATCACTGACGACGACACGACGAACTCCTTGACATCCGGCTCTGGTGACCGTTGA